The Etheostoma cragini isolate CJK2018 chromosome 15, CSU_Ecrag_1.0, whole genome shotgun sequence genome window below encodes:
- the wbp2nl gene encoding postacrosomal sheath WW domain-binding protein isoform X2 yields MALNRNHSQNGGVLINNGESVLRECKNVELSFSDVTGKTDLLRGTKKGTIYLTPYRLLFVSSNTKDCLGSAMFPYYLMKGCSIEQPVFAANYIKGTVSAEPGGGWEGQAHFKMSFTSGGAIEVGQHLFKLATNASRAAPAQNGAASFGYPSPGMMNGYGPPQPAPPSYPYPPPPQQNGFYQGPPPAAGNMGYPHPTAAAGMYPSGFDYMAPPPPYPGPPQNWAASPPNWAATPPPPGNSKAAEAAGSAYYNPSNPHNVYMPMERPPPYAPYPNSPEKKSN; encoded by the exons ATGGCTTTGAATCGGAATCATTCGCAAAACGGAGGCGTTTTGATAAACAATGGAGAGAG TGTTTTAAGGGAATGTAAGAATGTGGAGCTGTCGTTCAGCGATGTCACCGGCAAGACAGACCTGCTTAGGGGGACCAAGAAGGGCACTATTTACCTCACACCATACAGG TTGCTGTTTGTGTCCAGTAATACCAAGGATTGCTTGGGTTCGGCCATGTTCCCTTATTATCTGATGAAGGGCTGCAGCATTGAGCAGCCTGTCTTTGCAGCCAACTACATTAAAGGGACAGTGTCAGCTGAGCCTGGTG GTGGCTGGGAGGGCCAGGCCCATTTCAAGATGTCATTTACCAGCGGAGGAGCGATAGAGGTGGGGCAGCATCTCTTCAAACTGGCCACAAATG CTTCTCGTGCTGCTCCGGCACAAAACGGTGCTGCCTCTTTCGGCTATCCCTCACCTGGAATGATGAACGGCTATGGACCACCTCAGCCTGCTCCTCCCAGCTATCCTTACCCACCCCCTCCCCAGCAGAATGGATTCTACCAGGGCCCACCCCCTGCTGCTGGCAACATGGGCTATCCCCATCCAACAGCTGCTGCAG GAATGTACCCATCTGGTTTTGACTACATGGCTCCACCTCCCCCCTACCCTGGACCACCCCAAAATTGGGCTGCATCCCCCCCGAACTGGGCAGCAACACCACCACCTCCAG GGAACTCCAAGGCGGCTGAAGCAGCAGGCAGTGCCTATTACAATCCCAGCAATCCACACAACGTCTACATGCCCATG GAGCGGCCTCCACCATATGCACCTTATCCAAACTCTCCTGAGAAGAAAAGTAACTGA
- the wbp2nl gene encoding postacrosomal sheath WW domain-binding protein isoform X1 gives MALNRNHSQNGGVLINNGESVLRECKNVELSFSDVTGKTDLLRGTKKGTIYLTPYRLLFVSSNTKDCLGSAMFPYYLMKGCSIEQPVFAANYIKGTVSAEPGGGWEGQAHFKMSFTSGGAIEVGQHLFKLATNASRAAPAQNGAASFGYPSPGMMNGYGPPQPAPPSYPYPPPPQQNGFYQGPPPAAGNMGYPHPTAAAGMYPSGFDYMAPPPPYPGPPQNWAASPPNWAATPPPPAPTGNSKAAEAAGSAYYNPSNPHNVYMPMERPPPYAPYPNSPEKKSN, from the exons ATGGCTTTGAATCGGAATCATTCGCAAAACGGAGGCGTTTTGATAAACAATGGAGAGAG TGTTTTAAGGGAATGTAAGAATGTGGAGCTGTCGTTCAGCGATGTCACCGGCAAGACAGACCTGCTTAGGGGGACCAAGAAGGGCACTATTTACCTCACACCATACAGG TTGCTGTTTGTGTCCAGTAATACCAAGGATTGCTTGGGTTCGGCCATGTTCCCTTATTATCTGATGAAGGGCTGCAGCATTGAGCAGCCTGTCTTTGCAGCCAACTACATTAAAGGGACAGTGTCAGCTGAGCCTGGTG GTGGCTGGGAGGGCCAGGCCCATTTCAAGATGTCATTTACCAGCGGAGGAGCGATAGAGGTGGGGCAGCATCTCTTCAAACTGGCCACAAATG CTTCTCGTGCTGCTCCGGCACAAAACGGTGCTGCCTCTTTCGGCTATCCCTCACCTGGAATGATGAACGGCTATGGACCACCTCAGCCTGCTCCTCCCAGCTATCCTTACCCACCCCCTCCCCAGCAGAATGGATTCTACCAGGGCCCACCCCCTGCTGCTGGCAACATGGGCTATCCCCATCCAACAGCTGCTGCAG GAATGTACCCATCTGGTTTTGACTACATGGCTCCACCTCCCCCCTACCCTGGACCACCCCAAAATTGGGCTGCATCCCCCCCGAACTGGGCAGCAACACCACCACCTCCAG CACCT ACAGGGAACTCCAAGGCGGCTGAAGCAGCAGGCAGTGCCTATTACAATCCCAGCAATCCACACAACGTCTACATGCCCATG GAGCGGCCTCCACCATATGCACCTTATCCAAACTCTCCTGAGAAGAAAAGTAACTGA
- the LOC117957968 gene encoding zona pellucida sperm-binding protein 4-like, with protein MGYRCAKLCLITLLLAQPCCCFSAVPTQLALPRVSCSVRRIRAVFGPLVKSNIHVKDMTGARIPLPQTEEYCGMRLVREKNQNLNLYSTYDSCYAHVEDTRVVIPLLVQLKGENRWFRVNISCPLIKRRSEKTQIIPTLLPGTCDTEEDLRVDCGHQSISSDACFKLGCCYDADDLNCYYRLNACSLDGHFVFSVKATDTEQPFDPSSLIVKDQPQCSPVVATPDTAIFKIGLMDCGAEMKVEGDVTLYEVEVTEKSVTKDSPFSLRVQCEYEASDLERAADLRSLYAVTNPPPVVAQGTMGLRMRIAKDASFTSFFPEDQLPLTLPLRHPIYVEISIAQPSPDHTLSLHVRDCFAYPSSRHSVWTLLYDGCPNPLDNMRSSVPVDNHGKTMSHSQVRRFNVKTFAFVDTHTGHPSAEEIYFSCWVEICPGDVDCAQQCAIVASEGARQRREATTESDQVQLVSLGPLVLEQNSTGLEDNPCVKQKTMFQVTVYVLAGVCAALLSILLFTVWSSIRKGQKPVAKQVCGVQVDSEQSQ; from the exons ATGGGTTACCGTTGTGCAAAACTGTGTTTGATTACTTTACTTCTGGCTCAGCCGTGCTGCTGTTTCTCAGCCGTTCCGACGCAGCTCGCCCTGCCCAGAGTCAGCTGTTCTGTCCGAAGGATAAGAGCTGTTTTTGGTCCGCTGGTCAAAAGCAATATTCATGTTAAAG ACATGACAGGGGCCAGAATCCCACTGCCTCAAACTGAGGAATACTGTGGAATGAGACTggtgagagagaaaaaccaGAATCTCAACCTCTACAGCACATATGACAGCTGCTATGCACACGTTGAG GACACCAGAGTGGTCATCCCTTTGCTGGTACAGCTGAAAGGAGAGAATCGTTGGTTCAGGGTAAATATCAGCTGTCCTCTGATAAAGAGACGCAGCGAGAAGACTCAAATTATCCCAACAC TGCTACCTGGAACTTGTGACACGGAAGAAGATCTACGAGTGGATTGTGGCCACCAAAGCATTTCTAGCGATGCCTGTTTCAAACTGGGATGCTGCTACGATGCTGACGATTTAAACTGCTACTACAGACTCAATG CCTGCTCTCTAGATGGACACTTTGTGTTCTCAGTAAAGgccacagacacagagcagccCTTTGATCCCAGCAGCCTCATAGTCAAAGATCAGCCACAGTGTTCCCCTGTGGTCGCCACCCCAGACACGGCAATTTTCAAGATTGGACTCATGGACTGTGGTGCAGAGATGAAG GTGGAAGGAGACGTGACGCTCTATGAGGTGGAAGTGACTGAAAAAAGTGTAACCAAAGATTCTCCATTTAG TCTCCGGGTCCAGTGTGAATATGAGGCATCAGATCTAGAGCGTGCAGCAGACTTGCGGTCCTTGTATGCAGTGACCAACCCACCGCCTGTGGTTGCACAGGGAACCATGGGACTGCGGATGAGAATAGCCAAAG ATGCATCTTTCACATCCTTCTTTCCTGAGGACCAACTGCCACTGACCTTACCGCTGCGCCACCCTATTTATGTGGAAATTTCAATCGCCCAGCCGTCCCCAGACCACACACTTTCCCTGCATGTACGGGATTGCTTTGCCTACCCTTCGTCTAGACACTCTGTTTGGACACTTCTCTATGATGG ATGTCCCAACCCTTTGGATAACATGAGAAGCTCTGTCCCTGTGGACAACCACGGGAAGACCATGTCCCACTCCCAAGTCAGGAGATTCAATGTCAAGACTTTTGCCTTTGTGGACACTCATACAGGCCATCCAAGTGCGGAGGAA ATTTACTTCTCCTGTTGGGTGGAAATCTGCCCAGGGGACGTTGACTGTGCACAGCAATGCGCCATCGTTG CATCAGAGGGGGCAAGACAGAGAAGGGAGGCAACGACTGAGTCCGACCAGGTCCAGCTGGTCTCTTTAGGGCCACTGGTGCTGGAACAGAACAGCACCGGACTAGAGGACAATCCATGTGTGAAACAGAAGACAA TGTTCCAGGTGACGGTGTATGTTCTCGCCGGAGTTTGCGCTGCCCTGCTATCGATCCTGCTGTTCACTGTTTGGTCAAGCATCAGAAAGGGACAGAAGCCAGTAGCGAAGCAAGTTTGTGGAGTACAAGTTGACAGTGAACAATCTcaataa
- the rrp7a gene encoding ribosomal RNA-processing protein 7 homolog A, translating to MAPSKKRHASSQPCVIPGGFTVLSLQFSADSPAQHELYVKEHKVRAEKSSHRPLDRTLFVLNIPPYCSEGVVKELFSQFGCVQSVELRDQPGSSQDSGPKLSRFFKPVAKQGFRVGYVVFENSSSLRAAKSHPHDVSLVVCTEQRPVKTGVQKWIQQYTESFINPDTLQKIVDSFMEGYDKRKEEEVERQRKAAEQQQEDEEGWVKVTRGAKGTKGRPHSEAANERTLQKEMRKKKRKELLNFYTWQHRNTQKEHIADLRKKFEEDKQRIALLRAQRKFKPY from the exons ATGGCGCCGTCCAAGAAGAGACATGCCAGTAGCCAGCCTTGTGTTATTCCTGGAGGATTTACAG TGCTGTCCTTACAGTTCAGCGCCGACAGCCCTGCACAGCACGAGCTGTACGTGAAGGAGCACAAAGTCCGAGCAGAGAAGAGTTCCCACAGGCCCCTGGACCGGACTCTGTTCGTTCTCAACATCCCCCCGTACTGCTCCGAG ggtGTTGTCAAAGAGTTGTTCTCCCAGTTTGGCTGTGTTCAGTCCGTGGAGTTGAGGGACCAGCCGGGCTCATCCCAGGACTCTGGACCCAAGCTATCCAGGTTCTTTAAACCAGTTGCAAAACAG GGTTTTAGAGTTGGCTACGTCGTGTTCGAAAACTCATCCAGTTTAAGAGCAGCTAAATCCCACCCACATGACGTCTCTTTGGTGGTCTGCACAGAGCAGCGTCCAGTGAAGACAGGAGTGCAGA AATGGATTCAGCAGTACACAGAGTCTTTTATTAATCCggacacactgcaaaaaatagTCGACTCCTTTATGGAAGGCTACGACAAGCGGAAAGAGGAG GAAGTGGAGAGGCAGAGGAAAGCGGCAGAGCAGCAACAAGAGGATGAAGAGGGCTGGGTGAAAGTCACAAGAGGTGCCAAGGGCACCAAGGGCCGCCCCCACAGTGAGGCAGCCAATGAGAGGACTCTACAGAAAGagatgaggaagaagaaaaggaaggagcTCCTGAACTTCTACACCTggcaacacagaaacacacagaaagaac ATATTGCTGACCTACGGAAAAAATTCGAGGAGGATAAACAGAGAATAGCTCTGCTGAGAGCACAGAGAAAGTTCAAACCTTACTGA
- the poldip3 gene encoding polymerase delta-interacting protein 3 isoform X4, which translates to MHACAVRHCEKMADVSLDEVIRQRGINLKAPAKRPMFGRGAGGVGKSFDARQKIGANDVRQRLGGGAVKDAREKLGQKDARFKIRGRGGGAGGGSGAGGVQDARQMINSRKQGQNQFSVPAHITQQVAVTHHLQSQTLVPQIQIHTNNNLASVNTRQFGPNVPGGLSVRGSVTPQLSNNKRMMDARDRLSLKRSIGGTQASVAPPLKITKTIQQRPLGAGMSAGIRASSQPLSNEHDGPHNKQIKITTANNMLQSRPGTVGSAFSMSAPITKVVKNDAYTAPRPPVPVAPTRPNTSMAATRSSAAALQPVSRTLQQSPAETTTTAPAPPQPTFSPLEGTKITVNNLHPRVTEEDIVELFCVCGALKRARLVKVGVAEVVFVRKEDAVSAYRKYNNRCLDGQPMKCNLHIQGNVITSDQPILLRLSDTPGSSTKKDGLPASLTRPFGQRASSQPTPEVDPQTILKALFKSTAQSTSTTEPPSSQATAFRIKI; encoded by the exons ATGCACGCATGCGCTGTGAGGCATTGTGAGAAAATGGCAGACGTCTCTTTGGATGAAGTGATACGACAGCGCGGTATTAACCTCAAGGCACCAGCAAAACG aCCCATGTTTGGACGTGGTGCTGGAGGAGTTGGCAAGAGCTTTGACGCCCGCCAGAAGATTGGAGCTAATGATGTCAGACAGCGGCTTGGAGGGGGAGC AGTGAAAGATGCCAGAGAAAAGCTGGGTCAGAAAGATGCTCGCTTTAAAATCCGTGGCAGGGGAGGAGGTGCAGGAGGAGGTTCAGGAGCAGGAGGAGTGCAGGATGCCCGTCAGATGATCAACTCACGCAAACAGGGGCAGAATCAGTTCAGTGTCCCTGCACATATAACGCAACAGGTGGCAGTAACACATCATCTGCAGAGCCAGACACTTGTGCctcagatacagatacacaccaACAACAATCTTGCCAGTGTGAACACAAGGCAGTTTGGCCCCAATGTTCCAGGAGGACTGAGTGTGAGGGGTAGCGTAACGCCACAGCTAAGCAATAATAAAAGAATGATGGATGCTCGTGATAGACTGAGCCTCAAGAGGAGCATTGGAGGGACACAGGCCTCTGTTGCACCACCCCTAAAAATAACTAAGACCATCCAG caACGTCCACTAGGAGCTGGGATGTCTGCTGGAATACGTGCATCTTCACAG CCTCTCTCAAATGAGCATGATGGCCCccacaataaacaaataaagatcACTACGGCTAATAATATGCTACAATCACGG CCAGGTACAGTGGGCTCGGCATTCTCCATGTCAGCCCCAATCACCAAGGTGGTTAAAAATGATGCCTACACAGCCCCACGTCCTCCTGTGCCTGTGGCTCCCACCCGCCCCAACACCAGCATGGCTGCTACCCGGTCCTCAGCTGCAGCCCTACAACCAGTGTCCAGGACTCTCCAGCAAAGCCCAGCAGAAACCACCACAACAGCTCCTGCTCCCCCTCAG CCTACTTTCAGTCCTTTGGAGGGGACAAAGATAACCGTAAACAACCTGCACCCCCGAGTCACTGAGGAAGACATAGTT GAACTGTTCTGTGTGTGCGGTGCCTTGAAGCGAGCACGGCTGGTGAAGGTGGGCGTGGCCGAAGTGGTGTTTGTGCGTAAAGAGGATGCCGTGAGCGCATACAGGAAGTACAACAATCGCTGCCTGGACG GTCAACCCATGAAGTGTAACCTTCACATTCAGGGAAATGTCATCACTTCTGATCAGCCCATTCTGTT GAGGCTCAGTGACACTCCAGGCAGCAGCACAAAGAAAGACGGTCTGCCGGCCTCTTTGACTCGTCCTTTCGGCCAACGAGCCTCCTCTCAGCCTACTCCAGAGGTTGACCCTCAGACCATCCTCAAAGCTCTGTTCAAGTCCACCGCACAGTCCACCTCCACCACTGAGCCCCCCAGCTCACAGGCCACTGCCTTTCGCATCAAGATATAG
- the poldip3 gene encoding polymerase delta-interacting protein 3 isoform X3, whose translation MHACAVRHCEKMADVSLDEVIRQRGINLKAPAKRPMFGRGAGGVGKSFDARQKIGANDVRQRLGGGAVFQVKDAREKLGQKDARFKIRGRGGGAGGGSGAGGVQDARQMINSRKQGQNQFSVPAHITQQVAVTHHLQSQTLVPQIQIHTNNNLASVNTRQFGPNVPGGLSVRGSVTPQLSNNKRMMDARDRLSLKRSIGGTQASVAPPLKITKTIQQRPLGAGMSAGIRASSQPLSNEHDGPHNKQIKITTANNMLQSRPGTVGSAFSMSAPITKVVKNDAYTAPRPPVPVAPTRPNTSMAATRSSAAALQPVSRTLQQSPAETTTTAPAPPQPTFSPLEGTKITVNNLHPRVTEEDIVELFCVCGALKRARLVKVGVAEVVFVRKEDAVSAYRKYNNRCLDGQPMKCNLHIQGNVITSDQPILLRLSDTPGSSTKKDGLPASLTRPFGQRASSQPTPEVDPQTILKALFKSTAQSTSTTEPPSSQATAFRIKI comes from the exons ATGCACGCATGCGCTGTGAGGCATTGTGAGAAAATGGCAGACGTCTCTTTGGATGAAGTGATACGACAGCGCGGTATTAACCTCAAGGCACCAGCAAAACG aCCCATGTTTGGACGTGGTGCTGGAGGAGTTGGCAAGAGCTTTGACGCCCGCCAGAAGATTGGAGCTAATGATGTCAGACAGCGGCTTGGAGGGGGAGCAG TTTTTCAAGTGAAAGATGCCAGAGAAAAGCTGGGTCAGAAAGATGCTCGCTTTAAAATCCGTGGCAGGGGAGGAGGTGCAGGAGGAGGTTCAGGAGCAGGAGGAGTGCAGGATGCCCGTCAGATGATCAACTCACGCAAACAGGGGCAGAATCAGTTCAGTGTCCCTGCACATATAACGCAACAGGTGGCAGTAACACATCATCTGCAGAGCCAGACACTTGTGCctcagatacagatacacaccaACAACAATCTTGCCAGTGTGAACACAAGGCAGTTTGGCCCCAATGTTCCAGGAGGACTGAGTGTGAGGGGTAGCGTAACGCCACAGCTAAGCAATAATAAAAGAATGATGGATGCTCGTGATAGACTGAGCCTCAAGAGGAGCATTGGAGGGACACAGGCCTCTGTTGCACCACCCCTAAAAATAACTAAGACCATCCAG caACGTCCACTAGGAGCTGGGATGTCTGCTGGAATACGTGCATCTTCACAG CCTCTCTCAAATGAGCATGATGGCCCccacaataaacaaataaagatcACTACGGCTAATAATATGCTACAATCACGG CCAGGTACAGTGGGCTCGGCATTCTCCATGTCAGCCCCAATCACCAAGGTGGTTAAAAATGATGCCTACACAGCCCCACGTCCTCCTGTGCCTGTGGCTCCCACCCGCCCCAACACCAGCATGGCTGCTACCCGGTCCTCAGCTGCAGCCCTACAACCAGTGTCCAGGACTCTCCAGCAAAGCCCAGCAGAAACCACCACAACAGCTCCTGCTCCCCCTCAG CCTACTTTCAGTCCTTTGGAGGGGACAAAGATAACCGTAAACAACCTGCACCCCCGAGTCACTGAGGAAGACATAGTT GAACTGTTCTGTGTGTGCGGTGCCTTGAAGCGAGCACGGCTGGTGAAGGTGGGCGTGGCCGAAGTGGTGTTTGTGCGTAAAGAGGATGCCGTGAGCGCATACAGGAAGTACAACAATCGCTGCCTGGACG GTCAACCCATGAAGTGTAACCTTCACATTCAGGGAAATGTCATCACTTCTGATCAGCCCATTCTGTT GAGGCTCAGTGACACTCCAGGCAGCAGCACAAAGAAAGACGGTCTGCCGGCCTCTTTGACTCGTCCTTTCGGCCAACGAGCCTCCTCTCAGCCTACTCCAGAGGTTGACCCTCAGACCATCCTCAAAGCTCTGTTCAAGTCCACCGCACAGTCCACCTCCACCACTGAGCCCCCCAGCTCACAGGCCACTGCCTTTCGCATCAAGATATAG
- the poldip3 gene encoding polymerase delta-interacting protein 3 isoform X1 has protein sequence MHACAVRHCEKMADVSLDEVIRQRGINLKAPAKRPMFGRGAGGVGKSFDARQKIGANDVRQRLGGGAAVFQVKDAREKLGQKDARFKIRGRGGGAGGGSGAGGVQDARQMINSRKQGQNQFSVPAHITQQVAVTHHLQSQTLVPQIQIHTNNNLASVNTRQFGPNVPGGLSVRGSVTPQLSNNKRMMDARDRLSLKRSIGGTQASVAPPLKITKTIQQRPLGAGMSAGIRASSQPLSNEHDGPHNKQIKITTANNMLQSRPGTVGSAFSMSAPITKVVKNDAYTAPRPPVPVAPTRPNTSMAATRSSAAALQPVSRTLQQSPAETTTTAPAPPQPTFSPLEGTKITVNNLHPRVTEEDIVELFCVCGALKRARLVKVGVAEVVFVRKEDAVSAYRKYNNRCLDGQPMKCNLHIQGNVITSDQPILLRLSDTPGSSTKKDGLPASLTRPFGQRASSQPTPEVDPQTILKALFKSTAQSTSTTEPPSSQATAFRIKI, from the exons ATGCACGCATGCGCTGTGAGGCATTGTGAGAAAATGGCAGACGTCTCTTTGGATGAAGTGATACGACAGCGCGGTATTAACCTCAAGGCACCAGCAAAACG aCCCATGTTTGGACGTGGTGCTGGAGGAGTTGGCAAGAGCTTTGACGCCCGCCAGAAGATTGGAGCTAATGATGTCAGACAGCGGCTTGGAGGGGGAGCAGCAG TTTTTCAAGTGAAAGATGCCAGAGAAAAGCTGGGTCAGAAAGATGCTCGCTTTAAAATCCGTGGCAGGGGAGGAGGTGCAGGAGGAGGTTCAGGAGCAGGAGGAGTGCAGGATGCCCGTCAGATGATCAACTCACGCAAACAGGGGCAGAATCAGTTCAGTGTCCCTGCACATATAACGCAACAGGTGGCAGTAACACATCATCTGCAGAGCCAGACACTTGTGCctcagatacagatacacaccaACAACAATCTTGCCAGTGTGAACACAAGGCAGTTTGGCCCCAATGTTCCAGGAGGACTGAGTGTGAGGGGTAGCGTAACGCCACAGCTAAGCAATAATAAAAGAATGATGGATGCTCGTGATAGACTGAGCCTCAAGAGGAGCATTGGAGGGACACAGGCCTCTGTTGCACCACCCCTAAAAATAACTAAGACCATCCAG caACGTCCACTAGGAGCTGGGATGTCTGCTGGAATACGTGCATCTTCACAG CCTCTCTCAAATGAGCATGATGGCCCccacaataaacaaataaagatcACTACGGCTAATAATATGCTACAATCACGG CCAGGTACAGTGGGCTCGGCATTCTCCATGTCAGCCCCAATCACCAAGGTGGTTAAAAATGATGCCTACACAGCCCCACGTCCTCCTGTGCCTGTGGCTCCCACCCGCCCCAACACCAGCATGGCTGCTACCCGGTCCTCAGCTGCAGCCCTACAACCAGTGTCCAGGACTCTCCAGCAAAGCCCAGCAGAAACCACCACAACAGCTCCTGCTCCCCCTCAG CCTACTTTCAGTCCTTTGGAGGGGACAAAGATAACCGTAAACAACCTGCACCCCCGAGTCACTGAGGAAGACATAGTT GAACTGTTCTGTGTGTGCGGTGCCTTGAAGCGAGCACGGCTGGTGAAGGTGGGCGTGGCCGAAGTGGTGTTTGTGCGTAAAGAGGATGCCGTGAGCGCATACAGGAAGTACAACAATCGCTGCCTGGACG GTCAACCCATGAAGTGTAACCTTCACATTCAGGGAAATGTCATCACTTCTGATCAGCCCATTCTGTT GAGGCTCAGTGACACTCCAGGCAGCAGCACAAAGAAAGACGGTCTGCCGGCCTCTTTGACTCGTCCTTTCGGCCAACGAGCCTCCTCTCAGCCTACTCCAGAGGTTGACCCTCAGACCATCCTCAAAGCTCTGTTCAAGTCCACCGCACAGTCCACCTCCACCACTGAGCCCCCCAGCTCACAGGCCACTGCCTTTCGCATCAAGATATAG
- the poldip3 gene encoding polymerase delta-interacting protein 3 isoform X2 has protein sequence MHACAVRHCEKMADVSLDEVIRQRGINLKAPAKRPMFGRGAGGVGKSFDARQKIGANDVRQRLGGGAVFQVKDAREKLGQKDARFKIRGRGGGAGGGSGAGGVQDARQMINSRKQGQNQFSVPAHITQQVAVTHHLQSQTLVPQIQIHTNNNLASVNTRQFGPNVPGGLSVRGSVTPQLSNNKRMMDARDRLSLKRSIGGTQASVAPPLKITKTIQQRPLGAGMSAGIRASSQPLSNEHDGPHNKQIKITTANNMLQSRPGTVGSAFSMSAPITKVVKNDAYTAPRPPVPVAPTRPNTSMAATRSSAAALQPVSRTLQQSPAETTTTAPAPPQPTFSPLEGTKITVNNLHPRVTEEDIVELFCVCGALKRARLVKVGVAEVVFVRKEDAVSAYRKYNNRCLDGQPMKCNLHIQGNVITSDQPILLRLSDTPGSSTKKDGLPASLTRPFGQRASSQPTPEVDPQTILKALFKSTAQSTSTTEPPSSQATAFRIKI, from the exons ATGCACGCATGCGCTGTGAGGCATTGTGAGAAAATGGCAGACGTCTCTTTGGATGAAGTGATACGACAGCGCGGTATTAACCTCAAGGCACCAGCAAAACG aCCCATGTTTGGACGTGGTGCTGGAGGAGTTGGCAAGAGCTTTGACGCCCGCCAGAAGATTGGAGCTAATGATGTCAGACAGCGGCTTGGAGGGGGAG CAGTTTTTCAAGTGAAAGATGCCAGAGAAAAGCTGGGTCAGAAAGATGCTCGCTTTAAAATCCGTGGCAGGGGAGGAGGTGCAGGAGGAGGTTCAGGAGCAGGAGGAGTGCAGGATGCCCGTCAGATGATCAACTCACGCAAACAGGGGCAGAATCAGTTCAGTGTCCCTGCACATATAACGCAACAGGTGGCAGTAACACATCATCTGCAGAGCCAGACACTTGTGCctcagatacagatacacaccaACAACAATCTTGCCAGTGTGAACACAAGGCAGTTTGGCCCCAATGTTCCAGGAGGACTGAGTGTGAGGGGTAGCGTAACGCCACAGCTAAGCAATAATAAAAGAATGATGGATGCTCGTGATAGACTGAGCCTCAAGAGGAGCATTGGAGGGACACAGGCCTCTGTTGCACCACCCCTAAAAATAACTAAGACCATCCAG caACGTCCACTAGGAGCTGGGATGTCTGCTGGAATACGTGCATCTTCACAG CCTCTCTCAAATGAGCATGATGGCCCccacaataaacaaataaagatcACTACGGCTAATAATATGCTACAATCACGG CCAGGTACAGTGGGCTCGGCATTCTCCATGTCAGCCCCAATCACCAAGGTGGTTAAAAATGATGCCTACACAGCCCCACGTCCTCCTGTGCCTGTGGCTCCCACCCGCCCCAACACCAGCATGGCTGCTACCCGGTCCTCAGCTGCAGCCCTACAACCAGTGTCCAGGACTCTCCAGCAAAGCCCAGCAGAAACCACCACAACAGCTCCTGCTCCCCCTCAG CCTACTTTCAGTCCTTTGGAGGGGACAAAGATAACCGTAAACAACCTGCACCCCCGAGTCACTGAGGAAGACATAGTT GAACTGTTCTGTGTGTGCGGTGCCTTGAAGCGAGCACGGCTGGTGAAGGTGGGCGTGGCCGAAGTGGTGTTTGTGCGTAAAGAGGATGCCGTGAGCGCATACAGGAAGTACAACAATCGCTGCCTGGACG GTCAACCCATGAAGTGTAACCTTCACATTCAGGGAAATGTCATCACTTCTGATCAGCCCATTCTGTT GAGGCTCAGTGACACTCCAGGCAGCAGCACAAAGAAAGACGGTCTGCCGGCCTCTTTGACTCGTCCTTTCGGCCAACGAGCCTCCTCTCAGCCTACTCCAGAGGTTGACCCTCAGACCATCCTCAAAGCTCTGTTCAAGTCCACCGCACAGTCCACCTCCACCACTGAGCCCCCCAGCTCACAGGCCACTGCCTTTCGCATCAAGATATAG